Below is a window of Metamycoplasma cloacale DNA.
ACATTCACATTCAAAAACTTAATAGTGCAACTATGAAACTAAAACAAAAAGAATTTAAATAATTAAAATATTTTTTAATTTGGTTATATTTTTCACACCAATACCATTGATATTTTCAATATCTGATCATTTAATTCTTGTTTTGAGTTTATCATATAGTTTCATTATTTCAGTTGCTACCGTTTTATTAAAACCAAAGTTAATAAAGAAATTTATATCACGAATTTTTGATAATTCAATTTTCTTATTGGGATTAAAAGGAATTCATATTTCTTCATTTTTAGTCAATTTTTGATTTAAATTTAAGTCAACTAAATATGCATTAGAATCTAGTTTTATATCCTTTAATACATTTAAAAGTGTGGTATTTTTCTTTACCTTTATTTCACAATCATTTAAAATAGCTCCATTTAATTTAATGTATATATAATCATTTACTATATTCTTTTTCGGTTTTCTTGCAATATATTGTTTTAAAAAATACGATCCAAGCACCATTGCTGAACCAATTGTAAATAAACTAATTCATAGAATAATTTTCTTTTTCTTAATAATTAATCTCCTTTGTCTATTTTTAGTTTATTTATAAAAAATAAATTTTGACTAAAGATGGGAAAAAATAAAGAAAAAATAGAGAATTAATCTCTATTTTGAAATTTTATTATTCAGTGATACTTGCGTTGTGGAATACTTCTTGAATATCATCATCGTCTTCTAAAAATGTAACAAAAGCATCAATTTGTTCAGCTTTTTCTGCATTTACTTCAACTTCGGTATTTGCGATATATGTAACTTCAGCGGTTGAGTAGTTTTCAATTTTGAATGTTTCATCAATTACTTGTTTTAGATTTGAGAAATCTGAAGGTTGTGAATAGATAATGTATAATCCATCTTCGTTTTTGAAATCAATTGCACCATTATCTAAAGCTACCATCATTACTTCATCTTCTGATGCTAATGAATTGTCAAATTCAATTACTCCTAATTGATCGAACATATACGGAATTGAACCAGATTTACCAAGTTGACCATTGTATTTGTTAAAGTAGTGTTTAATGTTTGAACTTAAACGGTTAAAGTTATCAGTTAAACAGCTAACGATAAATGTAACTCCTCCAAATGCGGTTCCTGAATAGGTGTGTGCTTGGAATGATGCACCTTCTTTATTTCCACCAGCTACTTTTGCTATTGCTTTTTCAATGTTAGCCTTAGGCATTGATTTAGCTTTAGCTTTAGCTACTGCAAGTTTTAAAGCGGGGTTTGAATCAATATCTGGGCCACCTAGTGTTGCAGCAACGATAATTTCTTTAGAGAATTTTTGAAACATTTTTGATCTTTTAGCATCCATTGCTGCTTTATGGTGTTTTGTTGTTGCTCATTTTGAGTGTCCTGACATATTTCCTCCTAATAAATTAACTAATTTATTATATCAAAATTTATTATATAGTCATATTAGATTTGAATGTAATTAAGTATAATAATAGTATGTATTTTATAAAGGGGAATGAAAAATATTTTATTAATGAAAAAATTAATGATTTAATTGAAAAATATAAAAAAGAATTTAACAATGATGTAAAAATTCATGATTTCTATGCAGAAATTAATATGCAAGAGGTTGATGATATTTTAAATTGCAATGATATTTTTACTTTAAATAAATTAGTGATTTTTCGTGATTTAGAATATCTACATAAAACTAAAAATCAAAAAGAAATACTTCATTTCATTGAATTACTAAATAATTTAAGTGAAAATGTTGTGGTGATATTTACTCAATTTATTGAAAAAAACGATCGTAAGTTTCAACCTTCTGATTTATATTATTTTCTAGAAAAACACACAGAAGTTATTGAGGTTAAGAAATTAGACGAAAGATTGTTAATTTCTTATATAAAAAACTACGTTGAAGCGCAAAATAAAACAATCACAAACGATGCAATTATTGAATTAATTGTTCATCTACCAAATGATTTAAGTTTAATTATTAATGAAGTAAATAAATTGTTAATTGAAACGCCAAATATTACACTTCAGACAGTTCAAAATAATAATCTAACTCTTCCTAATGACACAACCTTTGGTTTCATTAATGCTTTTTTAGCATATGAAAATTCAACTGATATTTTAAAAAAATGTTACGAACAGCTAGCTCTTGGTGCATCAGAAACATCAGTAATTAATCAAATTGTTTCTATTTTAGTCAAAGCTCAAACTATATATCTATTGCAACAACAAGACTTTACAACATTAGATATATCAAAGGAAACTAAAATCCATAGTTTTCAGATTAATTTATATACAAAATTTATCAAGAAAATCGGTTATAAAAAAATAGTAGAATTATTAAATTACATTGCAGATATTGACATTGATATCAAAAAAGGGTTAATTGAAGAACAAAACGCTTTAAAATTGATTATATTAACAATTATTAAATAGGTAAATATGTATTTTAAAAATAAGAAACGTATCATTCTATATGAATTGAAATTAAGATATTTTAATCACATTAATAGTTCATCAGCTATTGATGATATTTTAAATTTAAATTCAAAAATTGCATATTTCAATCAAATGAATATCAATGTTGTTTCTGTTAATGATTTCTTTGATACAGAATATCTAGCATTAAATAATCACATAAATTTTCTAAATTCAAACTTTTTAGAAGAATTTCAAACAATTATAGGTAATTTTAAAACAAACAACATTGATTTAGCTGTTACTTTAGATTTAAAATCTATAAGAAATTCATATATGAATTTACAAAACCTTGTTGTTAAGGATGCCGGTATTGAAAATGAATCAAATACCTTTGTTAGAAAAACAATTGATGATTATTTATTAAATACGCAGGAATTTATTCAAAAAAATATAAATAATTTATCTAGCTTTTTAAATAAATTCAATGATTTAATTAGTTTTTATTTTAAATTAGGAATCAATTGTTTTGTATTGGATAATTTTGAATATCTGATTAATGAAACAATTAATGAATCACAATCATACCGTGTATTAGAAGATATTTATAAAACCATTAAACACTATTCAAATGATAATATCGTTATTCTTAAAACAAATTTTGATTGCAATAAAAAATACAATCAGTTTATATATTTTAGTAAAACAATTTGCGATTATTTATATTTAAATTTAGTTAATTCCTTTGGTATTAACAAGAAATTAATGTATGCAAAAGTAAATAAAATTAATTATAAAAATATAAAGAAAAACATACTTCCTTATTTAAAAGATTCGTCTTATATTTTGGGATTAAATAATGATAAATTTGGTAGATTTTTATCTAAATTTGATGTTCTCAAATCTTATACAACCGAATTATATAAAACCTATTTAATGCTAATTAATTCAGGTAAAAATTCAATTGGTTTATATTATGGTGATGAATTGCCTATTTTAGGTGCAAGTATCTATCATGCAAATGATTTAAATGATGATAATTACAACGAAATTAAAAGATATTATGAATCGCGTGGAATTAGCAATAAAAAATATTTTAACAACCGCAAAATCCTAGATTCAATTAATAATAAAACCTATCTTCCTTGAAACAATGATAATTACGTTTCTAATTTCGATTATGATAAAAATAATCGAAACAAAATTTCATTAGATTATGAAAAGTATAATGTAGAAAATCAATTAAATAACCGTAATAGTTTCATTAATTTTATTAAATATTTAAACGAAATTAGATCGAATGATGTTTTAAGTAATTTATTTATTAAAGGTAAACTTACGGTTAAAAAGTCTAAAAATGTAATTAAAATTTATTGAAAATATAAAGAAATTAGAATTGTGTTTCTAATTAATATTGATTGTAAATTTAAACATCTGTGATGAAATTCAATCTATGATGATTGAAATATCATTGCATCAACTTATATTGATAAATTTTATAATTCAATTGTTAATCTACAACCATATGAAAGCATTATTTTATTTAAAAATAAACACAATAATAATAACTAGTTAATAATTTTATATAATTTTTAAATTAAGGAGTAATAATGAACGAATTAGTATTAAAAAATAACTCAACACCGCTTGTTGAGGGTAATCAACCGTTAAATGGATCTGCTAATGTTATCATTTATGTTATTTTAGGAATATTTTTAGCCTTAATTATTGGTTGACTTATTTGAAAAATCGTTAAAAAACAAGTTGTCAAGAAAAAGGAATTAAAGGAAAGAAACAAAAAACAAATTGAAGCTCAAAAGAAATATTACGAATACATTCTAT
It encodes the following:
- the holA gene encoding DNA polymerase III subunit delta; translated protein: MYFIKGNEKYFINEKINDLIEKYKKEFNNDVKIHDFYAEINMQEVDDILNCNDIFTLNKLVIFRDLEYLHKTKNQKEILHFIELLNNLSENVVVIFTQFIEKNDRKFQPSDLYYFLEKHTEVIEVKKLDERLLISYIKNYVEAQNKTITNDAIIELIVHLPNDLSLIINEVNKLLIETPNITLQTVQNNNLTLPNDTTFGFINAFLAYENSTDILKKCYEQLALGASETSVINQIVSILVKAQTIYLLQQQDFTTLDISKETKIHSFQINLYTKFIKKIGYKKIVELLNYIADIDIDIKKGLIEEQNALKLIILTIIK
- a CDS encoding MAG0490 family ComEA-like DNA-binding protein, whose amino-acid sequence is MVLGSYFLKQYIARKPKKNIVNDYIYIKLNGAILNDCEIKVKKNTTLLNVLKDIKLDSNAYLVDLNLNQKLTKNEEIWIPFNPNKKIELSKIRDINFFINFGFNKTVATEIMKLYDKLKTRIKWSDIENINGIGVKNITKLKNILII
- a CDS encoding YebC/PmpR family DNA-binding transcriptional regulator, coding for MSGHSKWATTKHHKAAMDAKRSKMFQKFSKEIIVAATLGGPDIDSNPALKLAVAKAKAKSMPKANIEKAIAKVAGGNKEGASFQAHTYSGTAFGGVTFIVSCLTDNFNRLSSNIKHYFNKYNGQLGKSGSIPYMFDQLGVIEFDNSLASEDEVMMVALDNGAIDFKNEDGLYIIYSQPSDFSNLKQVIDETFKIENYSTAEVTYIANTEVEVNAEKAEQIDAFVTFLEDDDDIQEVFHNASITE